A stretch of the Egicoccus sp. AB-alg6-2 genome encodes the following:
- a CDS encoding ABC transporter ATP-binding protein yields the protein MISIEGLRKSFLTKEGMVEAVKGIDIDVPQGSFFTLVGPSGCGKSTTLRLLAGLERPDAGRIVNGDTVVADTANGTFVPTHKRKIGMVFQSYAIWPHMTVAANVAYPLKVARTPRAQIGPLVEEALEMVGLGGLGKRPAPRLSGGQQQRVALARALVGKPDVLLLDEPLSNLDAKLRVHMRIELKRLQEMLGVTTIYVTHDQHEALAMSDELAVMSKGHVMQRGAPAEIYSRPHNRFTASFIGSANLVKVEGDTTRLRRGTNHVTTAIGPMAATSDVDHLSGEIHEVCIRPEWFQVTAAGTEPPRTDTNCFRGTVDSWVFLGEGVDGEVRVGSELLRVKGNADAIVEMPVGSEVDLHIPARHCRLIGDGHDAESAESTRSEEQQLTA from the coding sequence GTGATCAGCATTGAAGGACTTCGCAAGAGCTTTCTGACCAAGGAAGGCATGGTCGAGGCAGTCAAGGGCATCGACATCGATGTACCCCAGGGCAGCTTCTTCACGCTGGTCGGACCATCCGGCTGTGGCAAGAGCACCACGCTCCGCCTGTTGGCAGGTCTCGAACGTCCCGACGCCGGACGCATCGTCAACGGCGACACCGTCGTCGCCGACACAGCGAATGGCACCTTTGTGCCCACGCACAAGCGCAAGATTGGGATGGTGTTCCAGTCCTACGCGATCTGGCCGCACATGACCGTGGCCGCGAACGTGGCCTACCCGCTCAAAGTGGCGCGCACGCCACGTGCCCAGATCGGTCCACTGGTCGAGGAGGCGCTCGAGATGGTGGGCCTGGGTGGCTTGGGGAAGCGACCTGCGCCTCGCCTGTCCGGGGGACAACAGCAGCGGGTAGCGCTCGCACGGGCGTTGGTCGGGAAGCCAGATGTGCTGCTCCTCGACGAGCCGCTGTCGAACCTCGACGCCAAGCTTCGCGTGCACATGAGGATCGAGCTCAAGCGTCTTCAGGAGATGCTGGGCGTCACGACCATCTACGTGACCCACGACCAGCACGAAGCACTGGCGATGTCCGACGAGTTGGCCGTCATGAGCAAGGGTCACGTCATGCAGCGCGGAGCCCCTGCCGAGATCTACAGCCGTCCGCACAACCGATTCACCGCCTCGTTCATCGGATCGGCCAACCTCGTGAAGGTCGAGGGCGACACCACCCGGCTTCGACGCGGTACCAACCACGTGACGACGGCTATCGGCCCGATGGCCGCCACCTCGGACGTCGACCACCTGTCCGGCGAGATCCACGAGGTGTGCATCCGCCCCGAATGGTTCCAGGTGACCGCAGCGGGCACCGAACCGCCTCGAACCGACACGAACTGTTTCCGGGGAACCGTCGACTCATGGGTCTTTCTTGGCGAGGGCGTCGACGGCGAGGTTCGGGTCGGGTCGGAGTTGCTCCGTGTCAAGGGCAATGCCGATGCGATCGTGGAGATGCCCGTCGGCAGCGAGGTCGACCTGCACATCCCGGCGAGGCACTGCCGGCTCATCGGAGATGGCCACGACGCCGAGAGTGCGGAGTCCACCCGTTCGGAGGAACAGCAACTGACCGCCTGA